The following proteins are encoded in a genomic region of Rudaeicoccus suwonensis:
- a CDS encoding peptide-N4-asparagine amidase, with protein MRSSRFAATCVTATVAIGMTWATAPLASAAANGPSPHRAAAAAQAANPSYIESGSNTVATAEPAVTLPNTRHCTVTLADHFMSNSPTGAPQNYSGTLTPPKACQGPWAKVVLNSTTSVSGRQYDRSGSLEIGGATVWFGTTQEPAGATPTTFSFAKDITEFTSLLKTPQQFSGGIGNYVTNVYTGNYDQTVSITYYMADRANPAPTEPDKVIGVPISDLSPGNSTATATLTDLPRNITGARLETTLKGNGCDEQWFTAVPNQVAADFPGDGLCAAGAYREALVSVDGTRAGAVGTFPHIYSGGIVPTLWRPVLAIDTLDLRPESLDLTPFAGQLVDGKSHTISVTINPIGDVWNVTAVLFLYTDHHLKQTSGGLISSSVPAAPTTKTTAGPLTNGSVTYDETASRADTLTGYVNTSAGRVVTTVTTNRNYDNSGTIGDAGLVQSIKQTDDMSSQSVSRIGRRIISSSTLKESYPISVDFSAASYVDDNNFSLSGTVDMSQIVASATSSTGQRWPTLRAWDWNVSSYGVLARANGVTSESDGHSTTSYVGTNDIGRFYWDQITTDHGQVTSNKHS; from the coding sequence ATGCGTTCGTCCCGCTTCGCCGCAACCTGTGTCACCGCAACGGTTGCCATCGGTATGACGTGGGCGACCGCGCCGCTGGCCAGTGCCGCGGCGAACGGCCCGTCGCCGCACCGCGCGGCCGCTGCCGCTCAAGCGGCAAATCCGTCATACATCGAGTCGGGTTCGAACACCGTCGCGACTGCCGAACCCGCCGTGACCCTGCCGAACACACGCCACTGCACCGTCACGCTGGCGGATCACTTCATGTCCAACAGCCCGACCGGTGCGCCGCAAAACTATTCCGGCACGCTCACCCCGCCGAAGGCGTGTCAGGGGCCGTGGGCCAAGGTCGTGCTGAACTCGACCACCAGCGTCAGCGGTCGGCAGTACGACCGATCCGGCAGCCTCGAAATCGGTGGCGCGACAGTGTGGTTCGGCACCACCCAGGAGCCGGCGGGCGCCACACCGACGACGTTCAGCTTCGCCAAGGACATCACCGAGTTCACCTCCCTGCTCAAGACGCCGCAGCAGTTCTCCGGCGGCATCGGCAACTATGTGACGAATGTCTACACCGGCAACTACGACCAGACGGTGTCGATCACGTATTACATGGCCGACCGGGCGAATCCCGCCCCCACCGAGCCGGACAAGGTCATCGGGGTGCCGATCTCGGACCTCAGCCCCGGAAACTCAACGGCCACAGCGACGTTGACCGATCTACCTCGCAACATCACCGGCGCGCGACTCGAGACGACGCTCAAAGGCAACGGCTGTGACGAGCAGTGGTTCACCGCGGTGCCCAACCAGGTGGCGGCCGACTTCCCCGGCGACGGGCTGTGCGCAGCGGGTGCCTACCGCGAAGCGCTGGTGTCCGTCGACGGGACGCGAGCGGGCGCGGTCGGGACATTCCCGCACATCTACTCCGGCGGCATCGTGCCGACGCTGTGGCGGCCGGTGCTCGCGATCGACACGCTCGACCTGCGGCCGGAGTCGCTCGATCTGACGCCCTTTGCCGGACAACTCGTGGACGGCAAGTCGCACACGATCTCGGTCACGATCAACCCGATCGGCGACGTCTGGAATGTGACGGCGGTGCTCTTTCTCTACACCGACCATCACCTCAAGCAGACCTCTGGCGGACTGATCAGCAGCTCGGTGCCTGCGGCGCCGACAACGAAGACGACCGCCGGGCCGCTCACCAACGGTTCTGTCACGTATGACGAAACCGCTTCTCGCGCGGACACTCTCACCGGGTATGTCAACACCTCCGCGGGCCGCGTCGTGACGACGGTGACGACGAACCGTAACTACGACAACTCCGGCACGATCGGTGACGCCGGCCTGGTGCAGAGCATCAAGCAGACCGATGACATGAGTTCGCAGTCGGTGTCGCGGATCGGACGGCGGATCATCAGCAGTTCGACGCTGAAGGAGTCGTACCCGATTTCGGTTGACTTCTCCGCCGCGAGTTACGTCGATGACAACAACTTCTCGCTCAGCGGCACGGTGGACATGAGCCAGATCGTTGCGAGCGCAACGTCGTCCACAGGTCAGCGGTGGCCGACGCTGCGCGCGTGGGACTGGAACGTGTCGTCGTACGGGGTCCTCGCCCGCGCGAACGGCGTGACCAGCGAATCCGACGGCCACTCGACGACCTCGTATGTCGGCACCAACGACATCGGCCGGTTCTACTGGGACCAGATCACCACCGACCATGGCCAGGTGACCTCGAACAAGCACAGTTGA
- a CDS encoding crotonase/enoyl-CoA hydratase family protein: MPSNISVDIADGIADVRLDRPDKLNGLTMQMLTGLAGAAHRLRSDRSLRAVILSGTGDSFCAGLDFKAVSENPRQIPMGMIPRPTRGTNAFQEACWAWRRVPVPVIAAIHGHCYGGGVQIALGADLRVTAPDAKWSVLEGKWGLIPDMTGVRALAELVGIETAKRLTMTAEVISGEEAARLGLVGQVSERPYDDARALAETLTQRSPDALAAAKRLFDTTWNASPRHTFARERWEQIRLLRGANSKIARSAGLKREAPVFRQRSTR; encoded by the coding sequence ATGCCTTCGAATATCAGCGTCGACATCGCCGACGGCATTGCCGATGTGCGACTGGACCGTCCGGACAAGCTCAACGGTCTGACCATGCAGATGCTGACCGGGCTTGCCGGTGCTGCCCACCGGCTGCGGTCGGATCGCTCGCTGCGCGCGGTCATCCTGTCGGGCACGGGCGACTCGTTCTGTGCCGGTCTCGATTTCAAGGCGGTCAGCGAGAATCCCCGCCAGATTCCGATGGGCATGATTCCGCGTCCGACGCGCGGCACGAACGCCTTTCAAGAAGCATGCTGGGCGTGGCGCCGGGTGCCGGTGCCGGTGATCGCTGCGATCCACGGCCACTGTTATGGAGGCGGCGTGCAGATCGCCCTCGGCGCCGATCTGCGTGTGACGGCTCCTGACGCGAAATGGTCTGTGCTCGAAGGAAAGTGGGGGCTGATCCCCGACATGACCGGAGTTCGGGCGCTGGCCGAACTCGTTGGCATAGAGACCGCGAAACGACTCACGATGACCGCCGAAGTCATTTCCGGCGAAGAAGCCGCACGCCTCGGCCTGGTCGGGCAGGTCAGCGAGCGTCCGTATGACGATGCCCGTGCTCTCGCCGAGACGCTCACCCAGCGTTCACCCGACGCGCTTGCTGCAGCAAAGCGGCTGTTCGACACCACCTGGAATGCATCGCCGCGACACACCTTCGCCCGCGAGCGCTGGGAGCAGATCCGCCTGCTACGCGGTGCCAACTCCAAGATCGCGCGGTCGGCCGGGCTCAAACGTGAAGCGCCCGTTTTCCGTCAGCGCTCGACGCGGTGA
- a CDS encoding HNH endonuclease signature motif containing protein codes for MSITPLLAESVVESASSAELLEAAGVLMVRAFEVICGDAPGLTRDELLAQVEAVQRVANSVDGARVVRMAQVASIEDVTDLSGETEGPPVTSWVRHQLGWTNEWVSSEIGALLAWGPRQADTRLDQALDAVTLTPRLLREVGAGRLAAEKMHKVTAGLGSAPTDVAAAVESALLDQGIGGLTTTQIARRVPRILADLDPTAAETSGTKTREREVGVSCRASHVPGLSEIKVVLDSAQAARIMSAVEQLARQLHHDAVEVISLPQCRVDALVDLVLQNVHIDTHLTFQVPVMTGVFPADTTSAASVGDTTATTTGTGAATAFDAAAACATATGSASAAAGVAGTVTGGAVVGGAVVGDGSDTARARVAALCDRLFPDPHTMGWTQVHRCENDPPPPDDQDGWTHGMSPEPPDDVFDDDPDHEIDWDTALAHLVESLPDPPLEGVFTADPHFGDYPDIGAPTDLVTVPNTANLVAPSRHVMPSASAPAIAGVGPVIVPGVGTILPSHVHALTSTLGVSLARTLLDATTGVLVQATSTKYRPTAGIARFVKDRDQHCRFPGCTQPATYCDADHVTPWPGGATTPANLQCLCRHHHRVKHQTRWQVTMTTKGVCTWTSPGGREYLTRPAD; via the coding sequence ATGTCGATCACACCACTGCTGGCCGAGTCGGTGGTGGAGTCTGCCTCCAGTGCGGAGTTGTTGGAAGCGGCGGGTGTGTTGATGGTGCGGGCGTTCGAGGTGATCTGCGGTGATGCTCCCGGGTTGACCCGGGACGAACTCTTGGCGCAGGTCGAGGCCGTGCAGCGGGTGGCGAATTCGGTGGATGGTGCCCGGGTGGTGCGGATGGCGCAGGTCGCTTCGATTGAAGACGTCACCGACCTGTCCGGTGAGACCGAGGGTCCGCCGGTGACGTCGTGGGTGCGGCACCAGTTGGGGTGGACCAACGAGTGGGTCTCTTCCGAGATCGGGGCCCTGCTGGCGTGGGGTCCACGCCAAGCCGATACCCGCCTGGACCAAGCCTTGGACGCGGTCACGCTGACACCGAGACTGTTGCGGGAAGTCGGGGCTGGCCGGTTAGCGGCGGAGAAGATGCACAAGGTCACCGCCGGGTTGGGGTCCGCACCCACGGACGTGGCGGCAGCAGTCGAATCAGCACTCTTAGACCAGGGCATTGGTGGGTTGACCACCACGCAGATTGCCAGGCGGGTCCCGAGGATCCTGGCCGACCTCGACCCGACCGCAGCAGAAACCTCCGGTACGAAGACGAGGGAGCGTGAGGTTGGAGTGTCCTGTCGCGCTAGTCATGTGCCGGGGTTGAGTGAGATCAAGGTCGTGCTGGACTCAGCCCAAGCAGCGCGGATCATGTCCGCAGTCGAGCAACTGGCCCGGCAACTACACCACGACGCGGTCGAGGTGATCAGTTTGCCGCAATGCCGGGTCGATGCGTTGGTGGATCTGGTGTTGCAGAACGTCCACATCGACACCCACCTCACTTTCCAGGTCCCCGTCATGACCGGGGTATTCCCGGCCGACACCACCTCCGCGGCCTCTGTCGGCGACACCACCGCAACCACCACCGGAACTGGTGCGGCGACCGCTTTTGATGCTGCCGCGGCATGCGCCACTGCCACAGGGTCGGCATCCGCCGCAGCCGGTGTCGCTGGCACTGTCACCGGTGGTGCTGTGGTCGGTGGTGCTGTGGTCGGTGATGGTTCGGATACTGCCCGGGCACGGGTCGCGGCATTGTGTGACCGGTTGTTCCCCGACCCGCACACCATGGGCTGGACCCAGGTTCACCGCTGCGAGAACGACCCGCCACCACCCGACGACCAGGACGGGTGGACCCATGGAATGTCGCCGGAACCACCGGACGACGTCTTCGATGATGATCCTGACCATGAAATCGACTGGGACACCGCCCTGGCACACCTGGTCGAGTCGTTACCTGACCCGCCACTGGAAGGCGTCTTCACCGCCGACCCGCACTTCGGTGACTACCCCGACATTGGTGCCCCGACCGACCTGGTCACTGTGCCCAACACGGCCAACCTGGTCGCACCATCACGGCACGTCATGCCGTCGGCGTCAGCGCCGGCAATAGCGGGGGTGGGTCCGGTCATCGTGCCGGGCGTCGGCACGATCCTGCCCTCCCACGTCCACGCGTTGACCAGCACGCTGGGAGTGTCCCTGGCACGCACACTCCTGGACGCGACCACCGGTGTCCTGGTCCAAGCAACCTCCACCAAATACCGCCCCACCGCCGGCATCGCCCGATTCGTCAAAGACCGGGACCAGCACTGCCGGTTCCCCGGCTGCACCCAACCCGCCACCTACTGCGACGCCGACCACGTCACCCCCTGGCCGGGTGGTGCGACCACACCGGCGAACCTGCAGTGCCTGTGCCGGCACCACCACCGGGTCAAGCACCAAACCCGGTGGCAGGTCACCATGACCACCAAGGGTGTGTGCACCTGGACCAGTCCTGGCGGACGCGAATACCTCACCCGACCCGCCGACTGA
- a CDS encoding low temperature requirement protein A, which translates to MAPHQTPAEAASRSGLAHAVVRMTGRDPKEEGRVSTPLELLFDLTFVVAVGTAADKFAELLSEGHVGGALLGFGLAMFAISVAWINFTWFASAFDTDDWVYRIFTMGQMIGVVVFALGLPSMFHSIEQGGHLDMRAIVLGYVVMRVAMSGQWWRAARQSPAYRTVCMANIRWVLLLQIGWVVLALLHIGLVTAFIGAVVLGALELLLPVFAQGHADGTPWHPHHIAERYGLFAIITLGEGVVGTIASSQGLLGGDNGTHWTWNAVAVVVCGVGLTFGMWWVYFATPFGELLELRPRRGYLFGYGHILVFVAIAATGAGLHVAGLYLEHESALHRVAVVLSIAIPVGGFLLLVYGLHTLLFSYADKVHVLLIALTGAVLALAVVLAAAGVPTAVCLLVITVAPFVSVVGAETVGHNHQKVMFAALEGND; encoded by the coding sequence ATGGCGCCGCACCAGACACCTGCCGAAGCCGCCAGCCGCAGCGGGCTGGCACACGCCGTCGTTCGGATGACCGGACGCGATCCCAAGGAAGAGGGGCGCGTTTCGACACCCCTGGAGTTGTTGTTCGACCTCACCTTCGTCGTCGCGGTCGGCACCGCAGCCGACAAATTCGCCGAGTTGCTGTCCGAGGGCCACGTCGGTGGAGCACTGCTCGGCTTCGGCCTGGCGATGTTCGCGATCAGTGTCGCCTGGATCAACTTCACCTGGTTCGCCTCCGCCTTCGACACCGACGACTGGGTCTACCGGATCTTCACCATGGGCCAGATGATCGGCGTGGTCGTCTTCGCTCTGGGACTGCCGTCGATGTTTCACTCGATCGAGCAGGGCGGTCACCTGGACATGCGCGCGATCGTCCTGGGCTATGTGGTGATGCGGGTTGCCATGAGCGGGCAGTGGTGGCGCGCGGCACGACAGTCCCCGGCATACAGAACGGTCTGTATGGCGAATATCCGATGGGTGCTGTTGTTGCAGATCGGCTGGGTCGTGTTGGCACTGCTGCACATTGGGCTGGTCACCGCGTTCATCGGCGCGGTTGTGCTCGGCGCGCTCGAACTACTGCTGCCGGTGTTCGCTCAGGGGCATGCCGACGGCACTCCGTGGCATCCGCACCACATTGCCGAGCGTTACGGATTGTTCGCGATCATCACGCTGGGCGAGGGAGTCGTCGGCACGATTGCGTCGTCGCAGGGGCTGCTCGGCGGTGACAACGGCACACACTGGACGTGGAATGCGGTCGCCGTGGTGGTGTGCGGCGTGGGGCTGACCTTCGGGATGTGGTGGGTGTATTTCGCGACGCCGTTCGGGGAGTTGCTGGAGTTGCGCCCGCGACGTGGGTATCTGTTCGGTTACGGCCACATCCTGGTGTTCGTCGCCATCGCTGCGACCGGCGCCGGACTGCATGTGGCCGGGCTCTATCTGGAACACGAATCCGCGCTGCACCGGGTGGCCGTCGTGCTGTCCATCGCCATACCGGTGGGCGGGTTTTTGCTCCTCGTCTATGGATTGCACACGCTGTTGTTCTCGTACGCCGACAAGGTGCACGTCCTGCTGATCGCGCTGACGGGCGCGGTGCTCGCGCTGGCGGTGGTGCTGGCGGCGGCGGGCGTGCCGACGGCCGTGTGTCTGCTGGTGATCACGGTTGCGCCATTCGTGTCGGTGGTCGGGGCCGAGACCGTCGGGCACAACCATCAGAAGGTGATGTTCGCCGCACTGGAGGGGAATGACTAG
- a CDS encoding cysteine dioxygenase has product MTTTSPGVRHFTKDQLVRVARLFASDPDLASRIDRTAGERQRLILSDTPHLEVLLMSWPAGASTGWHDHGDASGAFVVVEGVLGEEIWRGGSITEHDLCAGDERSFGSGHLHTMTNLGDDMAVSVHAYSPGLTEMTPYEWVDNKPVPVAVD; this is encoded by the coding sequence ATGACTACAACATCGCCGGGGGTTCGGCACTTCACCAAGGACCAGTTGGTCCGGGTGGCAAGGCTTTTCGCCTCGGATCCTGACCTGGCATCGCGCATCGACCGCACGGCCGGCGAACGTCAGCGGTTGATTTTGTCCGACACTCCGCACCTTGAGGTGCTGCTGATGAGTTGGCCGGCTGGTGCAAGCACTGGATGGCACGACCACGGTGACGCCAGCGGCGCGTTCGTCGTCGTCGAGGGAGTCCTCGGCGAGGAGATATGGCGCGGCGGATCGATCACCGAACACGATCTGTGTGCGGGCGACGAGCGCTCATTCGGATCGGGCCACCTGCACACGATGACCAACCTTGGCGATGACATGGCTGTCAGTGTGCATGCCTACTCGCCGGGCCTGACCGAGATGACGCCCTACGAGTGGGTCGACAACAAGCCGGTGCCGGTCGCGGTCGACTGA
- a CDS encoding nitroreductase family protein — translation MSDVPALDPLLEQRRSPSVFDPEHSLTRPELMSLLEAARWSPSWGNTQPWRFLVGLRGDATHALIVETLTRGNLAWAPAASAILIGLRQVAALPDDPKGELRTYDYTAYDLGQAVAHLTVQAASLGLDVHQFAGFDHAALAATARVPDHLQPVAGIAIGRWWPETERHGVDPAIEAKEQRPRQRRPAGELVL, via the coding sequence ATGAGTGACGTGCCGGCCCTGGATCCGCTGCTGGAGCAACGCCGTTCGCCATCGGTCTTCGACCCCGAGCACTCGCTGACACGGCCGGAGCTCATGTCGTTGCTCGAGGCAGCGCGTTGGTCGCCGTCGTGGGGCAACACCCAGCCGTGGCGATTCCTCGTGGGCCTCCGGGGCGATGCGACGCATGCGTTGATCGTCGAGACACTGACGCGGGGCAATCTCGCGTGGGCGCCGGCTGCCAGCGCGATCCTGATCGGGCTGCGCCAGGTCGCCGCGTTGCCGGATGATCCGAAGGGCGAGCTGCGGACCTACGACTACACGGCATACGACCTCGGCCAGGCGGTGGCGCATCTGACGGTCCAGGCCGCATCGCTCGGGTTGGACGTGCACCAGTTCGCCGGATTCGACCACGCGGCACTCGCCGCGACCGCGCGCGTACCAGACCACCTGCAGCCGGTGGCCGGCATTGCGATCGGCCGGTGGTGGCCCGAAACGGAGCGCCATGGCGTCGACCCGGCGATCGAAGCCAAGGAGCAACGTCCGCGCCAGCGTCGTCCGGCCGGCGAGCTCGTTCTCTAG
- the trxA gene encoding thioredoxin: MATKTLTTDTFTAEVTSEDIVLVDFWADWCGPCKMFAPVFEAASEKHPDIVFAKVDTDAEPALGQALNISSIPTLMAFREHILVFAQPGAMPAHQLNDLIQQIRDLPMDEIRAKLAEQPDAGQSQS, translated from the coding sequence GTGGCAACCAAGACCCTCACGACCGACACGTTCACCGCCGAGGTGACGAGCGAGGACATCGTGCTCGTCGACTTCTGGGCGGACTGGTGCGGGCCGTGCAAGATGTTCGCCCCGGTCTTCGAAGCGGCCTCGGAGAAGCACCCCGACATCGTCTTCGCCAAGGTCGACACCGACGCCGAGCCCGCGCTCGGCCAAGCCCTCAACATCAGCTCGATCCCGACGCTCATGGCCTTCCGCGAGCACATCCTGGTCTTCGCCCAGCCGGGGGCGATGCCGGCGCATCAGCTGAACGACCTGATCCAGCAGATTCGTGACCTGCCGATGGACGAGATCCGCGCCAAGCTCGCCGAGCAACCAGACGCCGGGCAATCGCAGTCCTGA
- a CDS encoding acetate uptake transporter, which yields MSSPAVRRIPGAHIADPGPLGLAAFALTTFVLSCVNANIVSGAAESAVFGLALAYGGIAQFVAGLFEFAKGNTFGATAFCSYGAFWVAFWYLTGHTSPAPSGKGVGLFLLGFGIFTLYMTVATLRINGALLAVFALLTITFFLLAFGAMNGSTGLSKTGGWFGLATAIVAWYTSFAGVLASTFGKPVLPVFPLAGPTDPTDELT from the coding sequence ATGTCCTCGCCCGCCGTGCGCCGCATCCCAGGCGCCCACATCGCAGATCCGGGGCCGCTCGGCCTCGCCGCCTTCGCGCTGACCACCTTCGTGCTCAGCTGCGTCAACGCCAACATCGTGTCCGGAGCCGCCGAGAGTGCCGTGTTTGGCCTTGCGCTGGCCTACGGCGGAATCGCCCAATTCGTCGCCGGTCTTTTCGAATTCGCCAAGGGCAACACCTTCGGAGCCACGGCGTTCTGCTCGTACGGCGCCTTCTGGGTCGCGTTCTGGTATCTCACCGGTCACACCAGCCCGGCACCGAGCGGCAAAGGAGTCGGGTTGTTCCTGCTCGGCTTCGGCATCTTCACGCTTTACATGACGGTCGCCACATTGCGCATCAACGGGGCACTTCTGGCGGTCTTCGCGTTGCTGACGATCACGTTCTTCCTGTTGGCCTTCGGCGCCATGAACGGCTCGACCGGCCTGTCCAAGACCGGCGGCTGGTTCGGTCTCGCGACGGCGATCGTTGCGTGGTACACCTCGTTCGCGGGTGTGCTCGCGTCCACCTTCGGCAAGCCGGTGCTGCCGGTCTTCCCGCTCGCCGGTCCGACCGATCCGACCGACGAGCTCACCTGA
- a CDS encoding class I SAM-dependent methyltransferase, producing the protein MISESLAAAVESVTGFMPVDEGGALHEAALGAAAGTWLEIGTYCGKSTLLLGDAARIVGAALVTVDHHHGSEENQPGWEWHDTSLVDERSGRLDTLPHFRPVLDSLADVCSAVVATTEVVARWWNSPIELLFLDGNHTEQTAQHDYRAFAPYVRIGGLLLVHDVFPDPADGGQAPWHVVQAALSDGFEQMDRCGSLRVLRRIS; encoded by the coding sequence TTGATCTCTGAATCACTAGCTGCTGCAGTCGAATCCGTCACCGGTTTCATGCCGGTCGACGAGGGCGGGGCCTTGCACGAGGCTGCGCTGGGGGCGGCGGCCGGCACGTGGTTGGAGATAGGCACCTACTGCGGCAAGTCGACGCTGTTGCTCGGGGATGCTGCGCGCATCGTCGGTGCGGCGCTGGTCACGGTCGACCACCACCACGGCTCCGAGGAGAATCAGCCCGGCTGGGAGTGGCACGACACGTCGCTCGTCGACGAACGCTCGGGTCGGCTCGACACATTGCCGCACTTCCGGCCGGTGCTGGATTCACTGGCGGACGTCTGCTCTGCCGTCGTTGCAACTACGGAAGTCGTTGCGCGCTGGTGGAATTCGCCGATCGAGCTGTTGTTCCTCGATGGCAATCACACCGAACAGACCGCGCAACACGACTACCGGGCCTTTGCGCCATACGTGCGTATCGGTGGTCTCCTGCTGGTACACGATGTCTTCCCGGACCCGGCCGACGGAGGTCAGGCACCCTGGCATGTCGTGCAGGCAGCGCTGAGCGACGGTTTCGAGCAGATGGACCGGTGCGGGTCGCTGAGGGTACTGCGGCGGATCAGCTGA
- a CDS encoding prenyltransferase: protein MTGPVLRVPGIMSAESARAATDFILRQQRVDGAIPWFDGSHIDPWDHVEAAMGLTAAGQHAAAWRAFEWSAATQRRDGSWPMVLRGNEIEDANSDTNQCAYIAVGVWHFHLVTGRVDALARMWPTVEAAINYVIRAQLPGGELGWAVDQDGRIADFALLTGSSSALQSIECACFVAATLGHDRPRWRWAGNRLAEALRERPTAFADRSRFSMDWYYPVLAGAVRGAAATDRLAESWDDFVRPGHGVRCVNDSPWVTSAESAELVAALDAVGDQDAALAVLSDLQRLQDPQTGGFWTGRNLDDSVLWPPEQTTWTAAAVLLAADAVTQTTGGAALWRDAGWCGGELGSSTVADDGAAS from the coding sequence ATGACGGGGCCTGTCTTGCGGGTGCCAGGGATCATGAGCGCCGAAAGTGCTCGCGCTGCAACGGATTTCATTCTGCGACAGCAACGCGTCGACGGGGCGATCCCGTGGTTCGACGGAAGCCACATCGACCCGTGGGATCACGTCGAGGCGGCGATGGGGCTGACTGCGGCTGGTCAGCATGCCGCGGCCTGGCGAGCCTTCGAATGGTCGGCGGCGACGCAACGCCGCGACGGATCCTGGCCGATGGTGTTGCGCGGCAACGAGATCGAGGACGCCAACTCCGACACCAACCAGTGCGCGTACATCGCCGTCGGGGTGTGGCACTTCCATCTGGTCACCGGGCGGGTCGACGCGCTCGCGCGGATGTGGCCGACTGTCGAGGCGGCGATCAACTACGTCATCCGCGCCCAACTGCCTGGCGGTGAGCTCGGCTGGGCCGTCGACCAGGACGGCCGGATCGCCGATTTCGCTCTGCTGACGGGCAGTTCGAGTGCTCTGCAGTCGATCGAGTGCGCCTGTTTCGTCGCGGCGACCCTCGGCCATGATCGGCCGCGGTGGCGCTGGGCCGGCAACCGGCTCGCCGAGGCGCTGCGCGAGCGGCCGACCGCGTTCGCCGACCGTTCGCGGTTCTCGATGGACTGGTATTACCCGGTGCTTGCAGGAGCCGTGCGCGGAGCTGCCGCGACCGACCGACTGGCGGAGTCGTGGGACGACTTCGTCCGGCCCGGTCACGGCGTGCGCTGCGTGAACGACTCACCGTGGGTCACTTCGGCCGAATCCGCAGAGCTGGTCGCAGCGCTCGACGCGGTGGGTGATCAGGATGCCGCGCTCGCGGTGCTGTCGGATCTGCAGAGGTTGCAAGACCCACAGACCGGTGGTTTCTGGACCGGCCGCAACCTGGACGACTCGGTTTTGTGGCCGCCGGAGCAGACCACGTGGACGGCCGCCGCCGTGCTGCTGGCGGCGGATGCAGTCACACAGACGACCGGCGGCGCCGCGCTGTGGCGCGACGCGGGCTGGTGCGGTGGCGAGCTTGGTTCGTCGACCGTCGCTGACGACGGGGCGGCGAGTTGA
- a CDS encoding class I SAM-dependent methyltransferase produces MITMDFDGAFPVQPGMSLLDVGAGQGRHSFEALRRGAVVTAFDMNESDLADIKGMFGAMELEGEVPDGASGSVLHGDARSMPFEDATFDRVIASEILEHIHEDDTVMAEIFRVVKPGGLVAVSVPRRWPERICWQLSDAYHEVEGGHIRIYRASELVAKLSRAGLQPYKQHHAHALHSPYWWLKCAVGTDNNDNPAVRAYHRLLVWDMMQAPFATRFTETALNPVAGKSFVVYLRKPEANV; encoded by the coding sequence ATGATCACGATGGATTTCGACGGGGCCTTCCCGGTGCAACCGGGCATGAGCCTGCTCGACGTCGGGGCGGGCCAGGGGCGACACTCGTTCGAGGCGCTGCGGCGCGGGGCCGTCGTGACCGCCTTCGACATGAACGAATCCGATCTGGCCGACATCAAGGGGATGTTCGGCGCGATGGAGCTCGAAGGCGAAGTGCCCGACGGCGCCTCGGGGTCGGTGCTGCACGGTGATGCGCGCTCGATGCCGTTCGAGGACGCCACGTTCGACCGGGTCATCGCCTCGGAGATCCTCGAGCACATCCACGAGGACGACACGGTCATGGCCGAGATCTTTCGTGTCGTCAAGCCGGGTGGTCTGGTGGCAGTCTCGGTGCCGCGCCGCTGGCCGGAGCGGATCTGTTGGCAGTTGTCCGACGCCTATCACGAGGTCGAGGGCGGGCACATCCGGATCTATCGCGCCTCCGAACTCGTCGCCAAGCTTTCGCGCGCGGGGCTGCAGCCGTACAAACAGCATCATGCGCACGCGTTGCACTCGCCATACTGGTGGCTGAAATGCGCTGTCGGCACTGACAACAACGACAATCCCGCTGTGCGGGCATATCACCGGCTGCTGGTGTGGGACATGATGCAGGCGCCCTTCGCCACCCGCTTCACCGAGACAGCGCTCAACCCTGTCGCCGGCAAGAGCTTCGTGGTCTACCTGCGCAAGCCGGAGGCGAACGTATGA